The following proteins are encoded in a genomic region of Ornithinibacillus sp. 4-3:
- a CDS encoding amino acid ABC transporter permease, whose translation MDFNGFDFGGLFNIELAIESLPFVLEGLPITLLVSIIGMAMGLALGMPLALMRGSNQIILRWPARIYISFMRGTPMLVFLFILYFGLPVVGIQFTALTAASLGFGLNSAAYIAEINRSALNSIDRGQWESARALNLTYWQTLFHIIIPQAARIAIPPLTNVFMDIVKATSLAAVITVPELFQKAQIVAGREFDSLTLYILVAFIYWPICIIIGFFQDRLEARNSKYI comes from the coding sequence ATGGACTTCAATGGGTTTGATTTCGGTGGATTATTTAATATTGAATTAGCAATAGAAAGTCTCCCATTTGTTTTAGAAGGACTACCAATAACCTTGCTTGTATCTATTATTGGAATGGCAATGGGACTAGCACTTGGTATGCCATTAGCTTTAATGCGTGGATCTAATCAGATAATTTTACGCTGGCCTGCTCGTATTTATATATCCTTTATGCGTGGTACGCCAATGCTTGTATTCTTATTTATTCTGTATTTTGGATTGCCTGTTGTTGGAATTCAATTTACAGCACTGACAGCAGCTTCATTAGGATTTGGTTTAAATAGTGCTGCTTATATTGCAGAAATTAATAGATCCGCTTTGAACAGTATTGATCGAGGGCAATGGGAATCAGCGAGAGCATTAAATTTAACTTACTGGCAAACCTTATTTCATATTATCATTCCTCAAGCTGCAAGAATTGCAATTCCACCATTAACCAATGTGTTTATGGATATTGTGAAAGCAACATCACTTGCTGCGGTGATAACAGTGCCAGAGTTATTTCAAAAGGCACAAATTGTAGCAGGGCGAGAATTTGATTCACTAACCTTATATATATTAGTTGCCTTTATTTATTGGCCAATTTGTATCATTATCGGATTCTTCCAAGATCGTTTAGAAGCTAGGAATAGTAAATATATATAA
- a CDS encoding YihY/virulence factor BrkB family protein, producing MQKIIEYSKRLVKGIGDADVLGLAAQLSYFFLLSLFPFLLFVVTLVGYLPLNEISVVDFISDYMPTEIASFINTNVSQLLSQQNGGLLSISIVGTLWSASNGLNAITKALNKAYRVEDTRFFLISRLIAVAMTIAMVLVIIISLLLPIFGEMIGIYLFSFVGLSDEFVPIWNSLRWVVSSAAIFLVLLALYIFIPNVKVRLREVLWGALFATIGWQLISLAFSYYVNTLGNYSATYGSLGTVIILMIWFYISGIIIITGGVINAVNKKDKLIKEKIDKNDED from the coding sequence ATGCAAAAAATCATTGAATATTCTAAACGGTTAGTAAAAGGAATTGGAGATGCTGATGTACTCGGTTTAGCTGCTCAGTTATCCTATTTCTTTTTACTATCTCTGTTTCCTTTCCTTCTCTTTGTAGTTACTTTAGTTGGTTATTTACCATTAAATGAGATTTCTGTTGTTGATTTTATCAGTGACTATATGCCAACAGAAATTGCGAGCTTTATTAATACAAATGTATCACAGCTACTCAGTCAGCAAAATGGAGGATTGCTTTCCATTAGTATCGTTGGTACTCTATGGTCTGCCTCTAATGGTTTAAATGCGATAACAAAAGCATTGAATAAAGCATATAGAGTAGAAGATACAAGGTTTTTTCTTATTTCAAGATTAATTGCTGTGGCAATGACAATCGCAATGGTACTTGTTATTATTATTTCTCTTTTATTACCGATATTTGGTGAAATGATTGGGATATATCTATTTTCTTTCGTTGGTTTATCAGATGAATTTGTACCCATTTGGAACTCCTTACGCTGGGTCGTTTCTTCGGCAGCTATCTTTCTTGTTTTACTAGCATTGTACATCTTCATTCCAAATGTAAAGGTTAGATTGAGAGAAGTTCTTTGGGGAGCTTTATTTGCAACAATTGGTTGGCAGTTAATTTCCCTCGCTTTCTCCTATTATGTAAATACACTTGGAAATTATTCAGCAACCTATGGAAGCTTAGGTACAGTAATTATTTTAATGATTTGGTTCTACATTTCTGGCATTATTATTATTACAGGTGGCGTAATTAACGCAGTGAATAAAAAAGATAAATTAATAAAAGAAAAAATTGATAAAAATGACGAAGATTAA
- a CDS encoding low molecular weight protein-tyrosine-phosphatase, whose amino-acid sequence MVRVLFVCLGNICRSTMAEAVFRKLVEEEGLADQIMVDSAGTAGWHAGEPPHQGTQEILEKHQISHHGITSRQIHTRDWHLFHYMIAMDDQNIADLQLKKENDDVVLAKLTDFIEDDDVTYVPDPYYTGDFNYTYELVTLGCRNLLKEIKTTLI is encoded by the coding sequence ATGGTACGTGTTCTATTTGTTTGTCTAGGAAATATTTGTCGTTCGACGATGGCTGAGGCTGTTTTTCGAAAATTGGTTGAAGAGGAAGGATTAGCTGATCAAATCATGGTAGACTCTGCAGGGACAGCCGGTTGGCATGCAGGTGAGCCACCTCATCAAGGTACACAGGAAATATTAGAAAAGCATCAAATTAGTCATCATGGCATTACTTCAAGACAAATACATACTAGAGATTGGCATCTTTTTCATTATATGATTGCGATGGATGATCAAAATATTGCTGATTTACAATTGAAAAAAGAAAATGATGATGTGGTACTTGCGAAATTAACGGATTTCATAGAAGATGATGATGTGACATATGTTCCAGATCCATATTATACAGGAGATTTTAATTATACATATGAACTTGTCACACTCGGATGCAGAAATTTATTGAAAGAAATCAAGACAACTCTAATATAA
- a CDS encoding OsmC family protein, translating into MKYILTETGIETELPHGTLKMSGEKEHGFRPGELLVASIAGCSGSVFRKILVKQRLELNELEITADVERNPDEANKITKITLHFEVGKTDISLEKLERNLKLARKNCPMVRSVEDSIEIKEYITIKE; encoded by the coding sequence ATGAAATATATTTTAACTGAAACTGGAATAGAAACAGAATTACCTCATGGTACATTAAAGATGTCTGGTGAAAAGGAGCATGGTTTCCGCCCGGGAGAATTACTAGTTGCTTCTATTGCTGGCTGTAGTGGTTCTGTATTTCGTAAAATTCTAGTAAAACAGCGTTTGGAACTTAACGAGTTGGAAATTACTGCTGATGTAGAAAGAAATCCAGATGAGGCAAATAAAATTACTAAGATTACTTTACATTTTGAAGTAGGAAAAACAGATATAAGCTTAGAAAAATTAGAACGAAATTTAAAGCTAGCAAGAAAGAATTGTCCAATGGTTCGCTCTGTTGAAGATAGTATTGAAATTAAAGAATATATTACGATAAAAGAATAA
- a CDS encoding transporter substrate-binding domain-containing protein — protein MKKWLCLFIFMSVLLITACSNSSDGDKNRWEEIEEAGEIVVGTSGTLIAASYFDGEEETEDQLTGYDVEVMREIAKRLDLDVKFEIMGIDSMLPAINSGRIDVAANDIEATDKRREEFNFSEPYKYSYTTMVVRKEDNSGINSLEDLEGKKYGGGATTIFGQIAEHFGAEIITYGNAPNEAYLRDVHNGRTDVIINDYYLSKFGVEAFPEFDIHLHPDLKIHPTEQAVVIPKDEDELTEKINEVLAEMREDGTLSELAKKFYIEDASEKPEGDIQEIEGLDL, from the coding sequence ATGAAAAAATGGCTTTGTTTATTTATATTTATGTCCGTTTTACTGATAACGGCTTGTAGTAATAGTAGTGATGGAGACAAAAACCGCTGGGAAGAAATTGAAGAAGCGGGTGAAATAGTAGTTGGTACTTCTGGAACATTGATTGCAGCATCTTACTTTGATGGGGAAGAAGAAACAGAAGACCAATTAACAGGTTATGATGTAGAAGTAATGCGAGAAATTGCTAAACGTTTAGATCTTGATGTGAAGTTTGAAATCATGGGTATTGATAGTATGTTACCAGCAATTAATAGTGGCAGAATTGATGTAGCAGCAAATGATATCGAAGCAACAGATAAAAGAAGAGAAGAATTTAATTTTAGTGAGCCTTATAAATATTCCTATACAACAATGGTCGTGCGTAAGGAAGATAATTCAGGAATTAACTCATTAGAGGACTTAGAAGGTAAGAAGTATGGTGGTGGAGCAACAACTATTTTCGGACAAATTGCTGAGCATTTTGGAGCGGAAATTATTACATACGGAAATGCGCCAAATGAAGCATATTTACGTGATGTGCATAATGGAAGAACAGATGTAATTATTAATGATTATTATTTATCAAAATTTGGTGTAGAAGCATTTCCAGAATTTGATATCCATTTACACCCAGATTTAAAAATTCATCCAACAGAGCAAGCTGTTGTTATACCAAAAGATGAAGACGAATTAACAGAAAAAATTAATGAAGTATTAGCTGAAATGCGTGAAGATGGTACATTATCCGAATTAGCTAAGAAGTTCTATATTGAAGATGCATCAGAGAAACCAGAAGGTGATATTCAGGAAATTGAAGGGTTAGATTTATAG
- the pdaA gene encoding delta-lactam-biosynthetic de-N-acetylase has protein sequence MRILFVIFCALSFMLGTNIVEAAGYGWGYQKNNNQEIPDVGKYKEIIEGHQAYYADFSEEKNIYLTFDNGYEQGYTEEILDTLKKLNVPATFFVTGHYVKDQPALIKRMVEDGHIIGNHSHSHPDFTTLSKEEIKKELDLVKDAVAKISDQKEMNFLRPPRGTFSEQTLAHAEELGYVHVFWSVAFHDWDTNKQKGWQYAYDQIIEQIHPGAIILLHTVSEDNAKALERVIVELKRQGYQFKSLNDLLVKNNIPSIT, from the coding sequence ATGAGAATATTATTTGTAATTTTTTGCGCACTTAGTTTCATGTTGGGAACAAATATTGTAGAAGCAGCGGGCTATGGCTGGGGCTATCAGAAGAATAATAATCAAGAAATTCCAGACGTAGGTAAATATAAAGAAATTATTGAAGGGCATCAAGCATACTATGCCGATTTTTCAGAGGAAAAGAACATTTATTTAACCTTTGATAATGGTTATGAACAAGGATATACAGAGGAAATTTTAGATACCTTGAAGAAATTAAATGTACCTGCAACCTTTTTTGTAACTGGTCATTATGTGAAGGACCAGCCTGCATTAATTAAGAGGATGGTTGAGGATGGACATATTATCGGAAATCACTCCCATAGCCATCCAGATTTTACAACATTATCTAAGGAAGAGATAAAAAAAGAATTGGATTTAGTGAAAGATGCAGTAGCAAAAATATCTGATCAAAAGGAAATGAATTTTCTCAGACCACCGCGGGGAACTTTTTCCGAACAAACATTAGCTCATGCAGAGGAATTAGGATATGTTCATGTTTTCTGGTCGGTTGCATTCCATGATTGGGATACGAATAAACAAAAAGGCTGGCAATATGCATATGATCAAATCATAGAACAAATTCATCCTGGTGCAATCATTTTATTGCATACGGTATCTGAAGACAATGCCAAAGCATTGGAACGCGTGATTGTAGAATTAAAACGACAAGGCTATCAATTTAAAAGCTTAAATGATCTATTGGTCAAAAACAATATACCATCCATAACTTAA
- a CDS encoding MFS transporter has protein sequence MSSSKPKWYYGWYIVIAASVITLFTSGLRMSFGPFFNPILNDFQLSRTDLSIIVAIGMIVYGVAMPLAGYLESLWSAKKVLLIGSFFVLGSSLWMTVANSATELLLSFGIALSIGLAFTSQTPLTPVIARWFIKRRGQALFYLSTGSMTGIAIMNPVSNILIQNFTWQNTMLIFGITFFILIILVALFVLRENVPEGADESIAKTKVIKTTKIPIEEPAVQLRLIDSIKTLPFWQISIGLFACGYSMNLLGSHGVPMLIDHGFSSSIASGAIGFIGLVAIPGTLILGSLADKVPKKNMLALIYIARGIGFIFIVLVISTFQLYMVALIAGLAWAGNAALGSAILSDIYGVRQVGMLYGLALFIHQIGASISTILGGWAYETFHTHLISFGSAAILLLIVGVISLRIPQRLKLRVPVASEAVPVTK, from the coding sequence ATGAGTTCCTCGAAACCAAAATGGTACTATGGCTGGTACATTGTCATAGCCGCTTCAGTCATTACATTATTTACATCAGGATTACGGATGAGTTTTGGTCCATTTTTCAATCCTATTTTAAACGACTTTCAATTGTCTCGTACAGATTTATCTATTATTGTTGCAATTGGAATGATCGTTTATGGAGTAGCAATGCCACTTGCTGGTTATCTAGAAAGCCTTTGGAGCGCGAAGAAGGTTTTATTAATTGGTTCTTTTTTCGTTCTCGGTTCTTCGCTTTGGATGACAGTGGCAAATAGTGCTACAGAGTTATTGTTATCATTCGGTATCGCTTTATCCATTGGATTAGCTTTCACCAGTCAGACACCATTAACTCCTGTTATTGCACGTTGGTTTATTAAACGTCGAGGACAAGCGCTTTTTTATCTATCGACAGGCTCTATGACAGGAATTGCAATTATGAATCCTGTCTCTAATATTCTGATCCAAAACTTCACTTGGCAAAATACAATGTTAATTTTTGGAATTACTTTTTTTATTTTAATTATTCTTGTTGCTTTATTTGTTCTTCGTGAAAATGTACCTGAGGGAGCAGATGAATCAATTGCCAAGACGAAGGTCATCAAGACAACAAAAATACCTATCGAAGAGCCAGCAGTTCAATTACGACTTATTGATTCCATCAAAACATTACCTTTTTGGCAAATTTCTATTGGTTTATTCGCATGTGGATACAGCATGAACCTACTTGGAAGTCACGGGGTACCAATGTTAATCGACCATGGGTTCTCATCTTCCATTGCGTCGGGTGCCATTGGCTTCATTGGACTTGTCGCCATTCCTGGCACACTAATTTTAGGAAGTTTAGCAGATAAAGTACCGAAGAAAAATATGCTTGCATTAATTTATATTGCACGGGGTATTGGATTTATTTTTATCGTTCTCGTTATTAGCACCTTCCAATTATATATGGTCGCATTAATTGCAGGATTAGCCTGGGCTGGAAATGCTGCTTTAGGTTCTGCAATTCTTTCGGATATATATGGTGTACGTCAAGTAGGGATGCTATATGGCCTTGCTTTATTTATACACCAGATTGGAGCTTCTATTAGTACGATACTAGGTGGATGGGCATATGAAACTTTTCATACTCACCTTATTTCATTTGGAAGTGCAGCAATCCTCTTATTAATTGTTGGAGTGATTTCACTAAGAATCCCGCAACGTTTAAAATTAAGAGTTCCAGTTGCTAGTGAAGCTGTACCTGTTACAAAATAA
- a CDS encoding YtxH domain-containing protein — MGKRILCQGIIAGAVIGGIVALFNKDARGYVVEKMKSTSNCAKQCIQNPTEAIGGVRKAVDSFNQRIASTTEGAINALEQVEKTIGKVVDKK, encoded by the coding sequence ATGGGTAAACGAATTTTATGTCAAGGAATTATTGCAGGTGCTGTGATTGGTGGAATAGTAGCTTTGTTTAATAAAGATGCTCGAGGATATGTTGTAGAGAAAATGAAAAGTACATCAAACTGTGCGAAGCAATGTATTCAAAATCCAACAGAAGCAATAGGAGGAGTTCGAAAGGCAGTAGATTCTTTTAATCAAAGAATTGCTTCTACAACAGAAGGAGCAATCAATGCTTTAGAACAAGTAGAAAAAACGATTGGAAAAGTAGTGGATAAAAAATAA
- a CDS encoding YfkD family protein — MQKKIWKKTFLLFLIFNLFYPALTFAADKKSDSTPFTIPNHVLPIDKENTYTNNNEADEEVEASETTKGWIDGLKYNIDNQALIELLNETTIKPSPIAIGYRGMIYLGRWPIQYETKETKVNWEYQKVHENEWNNIESTVNQKLHYDQNVTKQISGVLTSKIEHADAVKQMMLFAARKKTDLPLTFQTTIGQGTKKENAYTIPPNKAGTLTTFVPAVYEKGQIVFGEVYVQLKGKETEIILKNVTKQGIAAWMPLQDYLTFSFQLKQGTEAE; from the coding sequence ATGCAAAAAAAGATCTGGAAAAAGACATTTTTGCTCTTTCTTATTTTTAATTTATTTTATCCTGCTTTAACATTTGCCGCTGATAAGAAGTCAGATTCCACTCCTTTTACCATTCCTAATCATGTGTTACCAATAGATAAAGAAAACACATACACAAATAATAACGAGGCTGATGAAGAGGTCGAAGCAAGTGAAACAACAAAAGGATGGATAGATGGATTAAAGTACAATATTGATAATCAGGCATTAATTGAATTATTAAATGAAACAACAATCAAACCTTCACCAATAGCTATTGGATATCGTGGAATGATTTATCTTGGACGTTGGCCAATTCAATATGAAACAAAGGAAACAAAGGTCAATTGGGAGTATCAAAAAGTCCATGAAAATGAATGGAATAATATTGAATCAACAGTGAATCAGAAGCTCCATTACGACCAAAATGTAACCAAACAAATAAGTGGAGTACTAACAAGTAAAATAGAACATGCAGATGCTGTAAAACAAATGATGTTATTTGCTGCAAGAAAGAAAACGGATCTTCCATTGACTTTTCAAACAACTATTGGTCAAGGAACAAAAAAGGAAAATGCATACACTATTCCACCAAATAAAGCTGGGACATTAACGACATTTGTACCAGCAGTATATGAAAAAGGACAGATTGTATTTGGTGAAGTATATGTGCAATTAAAAGGAAAAGAAACAGAAATTATTCTAAAAAATGTAACGAAGCAAGGGATTGCAGCTTGGATGCCACTTCAGGATTATTTAACTTTCTCTTTTCAATTGAAGCAAGGGACTGAAGCAGAATGA